The DNA window ttttcgatttttgattttgttagtttttattttatttatataatttggtGTTTGATTGTGTGTTATTTGATTCAGATTGTTTAATTAGATCTGGTGTGTTTCTTATAGTGATTTACTTTTAGTATAATCGTTAGCTAGAGTTGATAGTTTTgtataattttcaaattttccatGTTGATTATTACTTAGGATTAGGAATTGTATTTTTTAGTTATTAGACTTGTTACTAGCTGTAGCACGGACAACTTTGAAAAAAGGCGCGTCGGCTACACcgcctttaatttatttatttttttcaaattattaccgtTGTCGCCTTGTCAGTGTCGGTGTTGTGTTCGGGTCTCCGTGCTTCATACTAGGCTTCAGATGATAATTCTGTATTTTTACGAATTGAAAATGCATCTACTGTTTTGGTTTGTTATTTACGAAGTAATGTTTTCCATGTGAATTAGTTTTGAGAAATTGGTGCTAGGTGTTTGACTgaagatttttttgtttttgtttttgcagAAGGTGCAGTTTTTGATGCGACGCAGTATGCATTTTTCGGTCAAAATGCACGCGTAGAAGAAGTTGAATTGGGAGGGTTAGAAGATGATGACTGTTTGCCGGAGTCTAATGAGGAGGAGTTCCTTCTTAATAATAGAGAAGAGGTTGAATTCACTTTTCTTACCGTACTtgtgttttttttccttttcatttgaGTTTTCTGTGcgcatttttttataaatatatacgaTTCTTCTAAAAGGACGACGTACCAGTGCCGGGTACACGTTCCGGACTCGTGGTGcttatattattttcattattttgttTCGAGTGAAATTTATGATTTTCCCATGTATTAATATATGAGAAAAtagtattttagtttatttgTTATTTATGATAACCTGACACAATTTTCATTAGTTAAATTTTTATTGTGATGTTTTATTGTAAATCAAACAGTTTAATTCtctattaatataatttattgataaattcttattttaaaatttcagGTTGAGGATGTTAAATCTCTTTCTGATATTGATGATCTCAGCTCTGCTTTATGGAAGGTAAGCCTGTAAAATTAAGATATATTATACTTTCTTGAATACTTGGACTTTTATTTGGAATTTGGATAAGAGACTGAATATTGTGATCATGACACTATCTTAATTTATatattagttttaaaattaatatttatgtacttaaatttatatatttgattaaaattataagtaactgtaaaattaatgTATTAAATATCAAATGTGAGTTAAGACGTGTTTAAGAAAGAGGTATAAATGAATTTTCAGTTTTGGATATTTGCAGTCAAATAGAGCCCAATAATATCCTTTTATTAATTTGTAATATCCAAATCCAAGTTGTCTACATGTAGATTTTTAATGTTTCCTCACCTCACTATCCATAATCAGCTCATCATTGGATATCATTAAGATTTAGCTCACAAGTTTTTTGAGCTTACTTATCATTAGTggtcaaattttaaacaaatacaTAAAAGATAATAAGTGGCCGAGTCTCGTGATTATTACAATATCTTCATTTGCTTGCTTTAGTATAAAGATTAATAAGTTATGTATGTAAAATCTacactttttaaaatttttgtttccGAAAAATTAATGATTTTGTCGTATTCCTTCCTTGTCGTATTCCTTCCTTGTCGTATTCCTTCCTTGTCGTATTCCTTCCTTGTCGTATTCCTTACTTGTCGTATTCctgtaaaaaatgattttgttgtaTAATGATTCAATTATATGTGTTATGACGTGTTTGCGAAAGAGTTAAAAACGAGCTTTCGGTTATTGAGATCAAGTTATAGTCAAATAAAGGCCAATAACATCCTATTCTTTATATGGAGTATCCCAATCCAAGTTGTCTACACCTAGATCTTCAATGCCTTGATCACCACTATCCATAAGATCCATAGTCTGCTCAATTGGATGGAGTATGTTAAGATTTAGCACACGAGTTTTCCTATCTAACTAATTATTGGCAAATTTTTAATCAACATGACCTAATCATCATTCATTGAATCCCAATGCACATGACATGACCACATGTAGTGGGAATTTAGACTTGTATAGTTTCCAAGGGTTCTTGGCAGTATTATCAAATACTGGCTATAGCAGCACCTGCATAGTGGATTTTGAGGAATTTTTTATGAAAACTGTGATGCTATCCCAGTTTCTTCTCTATTAGGGCAATAGCAGCCGTTATTCCAGTTTCAGCCATAGCGTGGCTGTTGTGGTAATAGCATAGAAAATAGActttagttttttcttttaaataaaactgAAGAGGCATCATGTGAGTTTCACGTgacttgtttttaaaatataaaaaagaattaCAGTTATTCCTATTATCAACCTAATGCGTAAACCCCTCAATATATAAGCTGTGATTTGCCTTCATTGCCTTTCAACACGCCGTCCTCCATTTCCAGCAAGGACGATAATCTATTCGAttcatatttaaaagaaaaaaagtatGCTGTTTTTTATTTGTCTTGTATACTTGTTTTCTTCCAACTGCTATTTGCCTGCAATGATATCCGCAATTTTCTGTGATCCGCTATTTATCAGCGATTCTTTCTATTGAAACTGCATTAATGGTGGTTGTTAATTCCATTATTTTTTTTCCTAGTTGCAGCATGCTGtttttcatgttttctttttAGCATTACTTATTTCTATAGTTGGTCCATTATTTTTTAAAAGCAATCtcttccataatctcttctgTAATGGAAAGAGATAACGGAAGttaaaattaaagttaaaggGAAAAGTTGAAAAGCTAGTTCATATTCAAAGCTTGTTCCATTGGCATTTCCGAATTATTTCAATGTTTATAATCAGACACAGTAGCTAGTTCTTtgatctctctctctttctctataTGTATGCTCCCTTTTATGATTcactttttattttgataatgcTCTTCTCTGTGAAAGTTTTCTCCTATGCATAAAAATACATGGATTGatatttttttctcatttaatttcaGTTGAACAAAGTTGAAATTGGACCACAAAGCACAACAATTATTGGTGCACGGGGATCAAGAGAAAGTgagtataataattttaaatatttcaccAACTTTCATTTTCCTTTTATCAAAATAAAACGGTGTTccctttctgccttttattttattatttattcaatatattttttattcaatataaGGTAGCAGTTTGTATTATGCATTAATGCTTTAGAAAGGGATGAATTTTCTGAATCTGTATAAATATGGAAAAGATGACATTACGGTCTATGGTGGAAATGTGATGGTTACTGTTAGATCTTAGGAATTACTAGGAACCAAAACTGAAAGTGGCCAGACAGTTACTTTTCATTAGCATTTACTATTTTCAATATTAACATTTGGAAGCAATTATTTGGGCTTGTGTGATAAAAGGAGGAAACCGCAGATTAGATGAATTATGCTTAAGATTAGAAAGAGGTTATATTTGGGAGGGAGTGACCAAGCTCTCGAATTCTTGGAAGGGAGAGAACCCAGACTCTTGAATTTCTTGGATAGTCGTTGTAATTACTCTCAAATTTTATTGTTCGGTACCAGTTTCTATCAGTTACACACAGACACTCGAACTAATATCCATAAAACTGCCGAGTGTAAATAGGAAATCTAACGTTTTTGAACTGGAGATATGGAGGTAAAAGTAGAATGAAAACAGAGAATAAGATGAATATATCAAAATGAGTAATGACCAAAAGGAAACAAAGGATGATAACAAAAGTTAGTTGATAACaagaaatagaatagaaatagaaaaaagtgatttggagatgataaaaagagaCGATAGTTCGAAATAGGACATAGTAGAACGATGAAAATTAGAGAACAAAGAGGAGAGGAagcaaaacaaatataaaaattatgagaaagaaaatAAGAGTGTTCACTGGAAAGTGAAGCTTGCTAGTAAATAGATATTGTCTGAGTAAGTTGATAATGAAAGAAGGGCAGATGACAATTGCCAATGGTAGAAGGTGGAGAGAAGAGAGCAATGAAGAATGCAGCATATGAGGCTGCTGATAAAGATATTGTTCTACAGCATTTTAGGTTATTTTTTACCCTCAGGGCTAATATGGCCCGCCATAGAAACTGGAACACCGTGCAGAGTTTATGGCAGGTGAATGAAATTCCTCCATGTCATGGCTACAATTTAATAACAATGGGCTGTCTGTTTGCGTGTGTATAATTAATTCACTTCTGAAGTTTAATGAATTAAGGTGAGGTTTGAGATATATGTTTTGTATTCAAAGTGACTGTATTCTTTGCATTTTAGTAGGCTTTATTCCAGCATTCCTTCTTTTTTACTGTTTACAATTTTTTTCCACATGACTGAATTATTTATGTTGTTATAACTCAGATTCTACGGCTGAATGGACACGAAGGAATAATGATCTTAACTGGTTTGACCAGAATCCTTATGATAGTGAAGGTTCTTTGGATGGAAGAAGACTGCCACCACAGCCTTATTCTTCTCTTGCCCCTTTGCAGGAATCTAATTCCCTGTATAGAACTTCTTCATATCCTGAGCAGCAAAGGCCGCAACAACCCTACCTTCAACATGGCTCAAATGAATCAGTTCCTAATTGGTTTGATCAGTCTTTTCGTGATTCTGAAACACAGGACAGCAAACGATGGTCGTCACAGCCACATTCCTCCATTGCACACATAGAAGAATCAAAGTCCTTGTACAGTACATCTTTATATCCCGACAAACAACAGGACCTTCATTTTTCTAATGATTCTATGTTGGCACCAAATTCTTCTTTTACATCTTATCCTCCACCCGGTGGTAGATCTCAGCAGGCTTCTCCAAGTCATAATACAGGCCCCTTAAACATTCCATATCATGCTGTAGGAGCTCAGATGGCTCTATCTCCTCAAAATCGTTCTCATTTATCCAATTCTGCACTACAGTTAGGTGGATTAAACCATGGGGCACCTTTTGGTGGGAACATTCGTCAGTTTCCTATGGGTTCCCCTCTTAATCAGCGAATGCCGAATCACTTGGTCAACCAGGCAGGGCCATATAATGGAGTTCATCCCAATATTTCTTCTGGTTTACCAATGGTCAACAAATATGATCAGATGCTAGGGATGATGGAACTGAGGGATCAAATGCCAAAACCCGCTCCAATGGGTAGGCAGAATCTCCGATTTTCTCCTCAGGGTTTTGATGCGAGTAACCATAATAAATTCAATAACGGATGGCCCCGATTTAGGTCTAGGTATATGACGACTGAGGAACTTGAGAATATATTTAGGTTGCAGCTTGCAGCAACACATAGTAATGATCCATATGTAGATGATTATTACAATCAAGGTTGTCTTGCGAAAAAATCTTCAGGTGCTAAATTGAGGCGTCACTTTTCACCAGCTCAAATAAGGGAAATCCCTTTACGAGCTTCTGCTAATGAGCCACATGCTTTTCTTCAGGTTGATGCTCTAGGGAGGGTTCCATTCTCATCAATTCGCAGGCCCCGTCCTCTACTGGAAGTTGATCCACCAAATTCTTCACGTGCTGTTGGTCCCGATCAAAACATATCAGAAAAGCCTCTTGAACAGGAGCCAATGTTGGCAGCAAGGGTCTTAATTGAAGACGGTCTTTGTGTTCTTCTTGATGTAGATGATATTGACCGTTTCCTACAGTTTAATAAGCAGCTTCAAGATAATGGAGATCATTTAAAACGAAAAAGGAAGGGTCTTTTGGAAGGACTTTCAGCCTCACTTCAACTAGTTGATCCACTTGGAAAGAATGGACATGCAGTTGAACTTGCTGCAAAAGATGACTTTGTTTTTCTCAGGATAGTTTCTCTACCCAAAGGTCGAAAACTACTTGCTAGGTACCTCCAAGTACTTTTTCCAGGCGGGGAGCTAATGCGAATAGTCTGCATGACCATCTTTCGTCATTTAAGATTCTTATTTGGCGGTCTTCCCTCCGATCCAGCTGCAGCAGAAACTGTAATTAACCTTGCAAAGGTGGTCTCAAAATGCATCCGCGAAATGGATCTTGTATCACTTAGTGTTTGCCTAGCTTCAGTTGTTTGTTCTTCTGAGCCTCCGCCTCTACGCCCCCTTGGAAGCCCTGCTGGAGATGGGACTTCCCTTATTTTAGCATCAGTGCTGGAGAGAGCTACTGAACTTTTAACAGATCCTCATGCTGCTAGCAACTATAACATAAGAAATCGTTCACTTTGGCAGGCTTCATTTGATGAATTCTTTGGCCTTCTCACCAAGTATTGTGTCAATAAGTATGacagcatcatgcattcatttctTACTCAAGGAACACCGAATATGGCGATCATTGGGCCTGATGTTGCTAGAGCTATAAGTAGGGAAATGCCCGTTGAGCTCTTGCGTGCAAGTCTACCTCACACTGATGATCGCCAGAAAAAAATATTACTTGATTTTGCTCAGCGCTCTGTAGTTGGATATAATAGTAATTCCGGGGGTAATGGTCACCATGTAAACTCATAATCTGTGGCGAGCGAGTAAATTAGACAAAGAGACATTCATCTAAGGAGCTGTTTATGTAGAATGGCAGTAAATTTCATTACAACCTTGTGTTTCTAGTTACTTTGGAGCAGTTTGATGTGGAAGTATCAGGTGCATCTTACCTTGAAAGTGTTTTAGCATCCACATTCATATCTTTTACTTGTTAATGCCATGTAGCACTGTGATAAATTTGCAATCAGGCCCATTGTGTATTATGATAGTCTTGGCTTGATTTGTTCCTCttgtcttttattttcttttgacagGGGAGCTTTTTGTTACTCAGTTTGTTGTTTCTAGGGAACAGTAGTGGGGTAGTATATCCAGGATTAGGTTTAAGCTTGATCCTCATGGTCCTTACCTTAATAGGTTTCACATGTCAAAATTGAAGCAGCATTGTGGGGTTGGCCAATTTGATCATTGGACAAAGGTGGTATTGGCATGTTTAATAATAAGTTCTGTCAACCTTTTTTCTTGGTGTTAATGGTTTTAGTTTCATCTTCTCTATTTACTAAGTTGCTGTGCTGTAGGTGTTATAGTTTTGTATCGTCTATCGTTCTCGGTCAATTGGAGTATAATTGGTCTATCTTTCTTGTCTTTGCTCAAGTTTTTTCTAATATTTCATGTTTAACAAATAATTTGGCATTTTGATGCATTTGTTAATTTTAGTTATATAAGCAATATAGGGAATTTTGCATTCACTGACAATATTGAAAATTTTGTTATGAAGAATACAAGTTTATTTTTACCCATTTATTTGTGTTCAATCCAATTgtttagagcatctccaatggtgcaatctATTATTTGGTTCTTTGTGGGACCCATTAGTCCACATCATCTTGAAGCAACTCATTCCATTTTCACTCCAATGGTGTAATTTAAAAGAACTCATATTAGGTCCCACAATTTAAAAGAACATCATCTTGAAGctacatttttattaatattttaatgcaAAGGACCGTTGCATTGCACTTCACCTGCTGCATATGTGGCGGACTGCATGTTTGAAAAAAAATGGACAGCTGGCGGACGGAATGGTACGTTACATGCGTTGGAGATGGCCTTAGGATACTTTTGTTATTCCGTAACAGCTCTGCATTTTTTCCTCTCACCCGAGTTTTttctcattgttttttttttttttgactctATTGGTTCTTTTCTTTGACTAGTAATAAGGTTTTAATGAATGAAAATGGTGaagtattataaaatatttatggaTGTCTATTTCTCGCAAGTTTTTCTTATTTGTAGGATGTGTTAAAGCTCCCATGAGTAGAGAAATTACTTGTTTATTGTTGAGTTTTTCCTGATGTTATTGGTATTATTTTGGGCTCAAATCATGCAATATACAAGGGACCTATATTGTATTGTTAATATTTCACAATGCACAATATTCATAATTCTAGCAGTTATAGTGTAGTTTTCAAAAGGTTTGTTAGAGGGAATTTTTTAATCCACCCTATTTACCTGAAAAGCAATTTATGCAATTTCAAAAATGTCCATTAGTTTTGGGAGATTTATCGCTGGACATATTTTTTTTGATTGTTAAATGTTATATTGTTTTGGAGATATATTTTTGTAACACATTCTTTCTATTGATTTACGGCTTGATTTAGAAGTGTGTTGAATTTTAGTACGTTTATAGATATTTCTCCAAAATTTGGGGACATGATTGTATTTTTACGATTGTTTGATGATTCCACCACTTCCATGAATTTGGACGCACGTCGTCCGTATTCCCATATTTAGAAGATATAGTGCAGTGCAGTTTCTTTTATAGCAGATAATAATTTTAGAAAAAGTTATATTTTTTGCGACACAAATTGGACAGCCAATTAGATGATTAATGTTTAACAATATGTTCAGTGTTGGGAGTAATGCTAATAGCAAAATTAATGGAAGCAATGGGAGAGTTGGATTTTATGTTATTGTAACACAAATTAGACAGCCAGTTAGATGATTAATGTTTAATAATATGTTGAGTGTTGGGAGTAATGCTAATAGCAAAATTAATGGAAGCAATGGGAGAGTTGAGTTTTATTAACAGCAAATGAATAATACAATGGAGGGAAACTCCAATTTGTACAAGGAAATTTAGATAAGAAAAGGGGGAAAaccttataaaataaaaaagtatgagAAGTAGTTATAACTAACTActatttaattaacttaatttgATTAAAACCAATACTATTAACGGCCCATTTCAAAAAATACTCTTAACAACCCATCGAGGATAGTGAATGTTAATCATGTCAAATTTggaaacaaaattatttaacttAGATGGAGGTAAAGTCTCTGTCAAGAAATCTACAATATGTTCTTGTGATAAAATTAGAAGAAGGCGCTCCGAATTTTGTTTAGCCTTTTCACGCACAAGATCACACACAAGATGACAATCAATTTTGAGGTGTTTCATTCGCTCATGGGAAATTGAGTTAGAAGCAATTTACATCGCACTTTGGTTGCCACAATATATGACTTGGGGGCTTAATATAGTAGTAGGTAATAATGCTTTGTAATCCTAAATCCTTCATTAGAAACATTAATAAGAGTAATTCATTAGTAGATAATAATGCTTTGTAATCCTAAATCCTTGATGCTGAAATTTGTATTAAGTATGACcttaattttatcaaatttttcaTTGAATTTTCATTTAGtataatgtcatcaacatatattagAATAACTGTGAAATTATCAATGATCTTGAGAGTAAATAAGGAATAATATGATGTTGACTTAGTATAACCTTGCTCAATAAGTAAAGTAGTCAATTTCTCATACCTTTTTCTGCTAGCTTCCTTCAACCTGTAAAGGCTCTTCAAGAGTTTGCAAACCTGGTTAGACTTGTAACAAGAAACACCTTCAAGAATAATCATGTACACAAATTCTTGCAATTCTCCATGCAAGAATGCATTGTTTATATCCAGTTGATGTAAGAACCAGTTATAAATTGCAGCAGTGTCAATAAGAGTCCTGACAATAGTGAGTTTTGCCATAGGTGAAAATGTGCCAAAGAAATCTAAACCCTTAATTTGATTGTATCTTTTGTCGTCAACCTAAATTTGTATCTTTCTATAGTGCCATCAGCTTTGTGTTTCACCTTGTAGACCTACTTGCTTCTTATAGGTTTCACATGAGGTGATAGATCAACTATACTTCAGGTTCCATTATTGTTAAGTGCTTCAAATTCAGATGACATGGCGTTGATCAAATGATCAGACAAGCAAGATTCTTTATAAAATTTAGGTTTAGTGTTGTATGTGATGTAAGTGGTAAAAGTACGATGAGATTTTGACAAATTTAATAAGGAATCAAAAGAAGAAATGAGATAAAGAGTAGATAGTTTACTTGAGGATGACCCGTCTGTTGAAGTGGATGAGAAATTGCACACATAATTTAAGAGATAATTTGGTGCATGCTTCATTCTAACAAGTCTGGTTTCTGTCATTTTCACAATCAATTTAATCTAAGGTTTGATTAATGGATGAGTCAATGCCACGTGTGACATTAGTATTAGAATCAGGTTGATCTATGGTTTGATCAATGGATGGACCTTGGTCATGTGTGATATCAGTATTAGGGTTAGGGCTAA is part of the Vicia villosa cultivar HV-30 ecotype Madison, WI unplaced genomic scaffold, Vvil1.0 ctg.000189F_1_1, whole genome shotgun sequence genome and encodes:
- the LOC131625148 gene encoding protein PAT1 homolog, producing MVEMDGFGGGDDVGGDLHQFGDVPKEGAVFDATQYAFFGQNARVEEVELGGLEDDDCLPESNEEEFLLNNREEVEDVKSLSDIDDLSSALWKLNKVEIGPQSTTIIGARGSRENSTAEWTRRNNDLNWFDQNPYDSEGSLDGRRLPPQPYSSLAPLQESNSLYRTSSYPEQQRPQQPYLQHGSNESVPNWFDQSFRDSETQDSKRWSSQPHSSIAHIEESKSLYSTSLYPDKQQDLHFSNDSMLAPNSSFTSYPPPGGRSQQASPSHNTGPLNIPYHAVGAQMALSPQNRSHLSNSALQLGGLNHGAPFGGNIRQFPMGSPLNQRMPNHLVNQAGPYNGVHPNISSGLPMVNKYDQMLGMMELRDQMPKPAPMGRQNLRFSPQGFDASNHNKFNNGWPRFRSRYMTTEELENIFRLQLAATHSNDPYVDDYYNQGCLAKKSSGAKLRRHFSPAQIREIPLRASANEPHAFLQVDALGRVPFSSIRRPRPLLEVDPPNSSRAVGPDQNISEKPLEQEPMLAARVLIEDGLCVLLDVDDIDRFLQFNKQLQDNGDHLKRKRKGLLEGLSASLQLVDPLGKNGHAVELAAKDDFVFLRIVSLPKGRKLLARYLQVLFPGGELMRIVCMTIFRHLRFLFGGLPSDPAAAETVINLAKVVSKCIREMDLVSLSVCLASVVCSSEPPPLRPLGSPAGDGTSLILASVLERATELLTDPHAASNYNIRNRSLWQASFDEFFGLLTKYCVNKYDSIMHSFLTQGTPNMAIIGPDVARAISREMPVELLRASLPHTDDRQKKILLDFAQRSVVGYNSNSGGNGHHVNS